From Deltaproteobacteria bacterium, a single genomic window includes:
- a CDS encoding PAS domain S-box protein produces MGIPIRVLLIDDSEDDAALLLHELGRGGYDPTWERVDTAPALAAALQHGQWDLITCDWVMPQFSAPAALALIRQHGCDLPVIIVSGAVGEEIAVSAMRAGAHDYVSKHKLVRLVPAIERELREVEVRRARRQTEQAYRAVVEESLQGLAIIQGSAMVFANPALARISGVSVAELLQMPVAQMAERIHPAERAEVARRMELLLAGVPIPSRTETRIARKDGSLRWFETHTSRIEYQGKPALQVAFLDVTDRKRAEEALQVSERHFRALIEGALDLIGILNPDGTVRYVNPAHTRLLGYSAEELIGRRVFELVHPEDRQAIVDAFLEGVGEGFTSRSVEFRFRHKDGSWKSFEGVGRNLIADPVIAGVLVNSRDITERKQAEADRARLSAAVEQAAEFIVVTDPDGTIRYVNPAGERLSGYSRDELCGQSPARFVFAPIEPELRQNLRAALARAEVWSGCHVQQRKDGTSCEVELTISPVRDASGQVINYLAIGRDVTHERQLETQLRQAQRLEAIGRLAGGVAHDFNNQLTVIIGSAQFLLTGLAPDDPGRQHVERIAETADHSARLVRQLLTFSRQQPLETRPLQLGNLLAEMAPVLRLLLSEQISLQVSTLSELWPVQADRVQIERVIINLAVNARDALRSRAEPSAHAEASPDATIVISATNVQFEAVPPALSEHLRPGAYVLLGVQDNGPGMEAAVRERIFEPFFTTKDPGHGTGLGLATVFGIITQHGGHITCTSELGRGSTFHIYLPRGQIADLPAPQPHAAQLRPRSPQEPRTVLIAEDEDSVRDVVRLALEESGYRVLVAHAADDAVAAASANGVAVDVLITDMVMPGGSGTKLAQRLSQHHPGMRVLFISGYHNRALDLSALPGARFLQKPFGLDQLLQAVEELLAG; encoded by the coding sequence ATGGGCATTCCGATTCGGGTCTTGCTGATCGATGACTCCGAGGACGATGCGGCCTTGCTGTTGCACGAGCTCGGCCGCGGCGGGTACGACCCAACCTGGGAGCGAGTGGATACGGCGCCGGCGCTGGCGGCCGCGCTGCAGCATGGGCAGTGGGACCTGATCACTTGCGACTGGGTCATGCCGCAGTTCAGCGCCCCGGCGGCGTTGGCGTTGATCCGGCAACACGGCTGCGACTTGCCCGTCATCATCGTCTCCGGTGCGGTCGGCGAGGAGATCGCGGTCAGCGCAATGCGCGCCGGGGCGCACGACTACGTCAGCAAACACAAGCTGGTACGTTTGGTGCCGGCGATCGAGCGCGAATTGCGCGAGGTCGAAGTGCGGCGCGCCCGCCGGCAGACGGAGCAAGCCTATCGCGCGGTGGTCGAGGAGTCGCTGCAAGGCCTGGCGATCATCCAAGGCTCGGCGATGGTGTTCGCCAACCCGGCCCTGGCCCGCATCAGCGGCGTCTCCGTGGCGGAGTTGCTGCAAATGCCGGTGGCGCAAATGGCCGAGCGCATCCACCCCGCGGAGCGCGCAGAGGTGGCGCGGCGCATGGAGCTGCTCTTAGCCGGCGTGCCCATCCCCTCGCGTACCGAGACGCGGATTGCGCGCAAGGACGGCAGCCTGCGGTGGTTCGAAACCCACACCAGCCGGATCGAGTATCAAGGCAAGCCGGCACTGCAGGTCGCCTTTCTCGACGTCACCGACCGCAAGCGCGCCGAGGAAGCACTGCAAGTTAGCGAGCGCCACTTCCGCGCGCTCATCGAGGGTGCCCTCGATCTGATCGGCATCCTCAATCCCGACGGCACCGTGCGTTACGTCAACCCGGCGCATACGCGGCTGCTCGGCTACTCCGCCGAGGAACTCATCGGCCGCAGGGTCTTCGAGTTGGTGCATCCGGAGGATCGGCAAGCGATTGTGGACGCCTTTCTGGAAGGCGTCGGTGAAGGCTTCACCAGCCGTTCGGTCGAGTTCCGCTTCCGGCACAAGGACGGTTCCTGGAAATCCTTCGAGGGCGTAGGCCGCAACCTCATCGCTGATCCGGTGATCGCCGGCGTGCTGGTGAACTCGCGCGACATCACCGAGCGCAAGCAGGCCGAGGCCGACCGCGCGCGCCTGAGCGCCGCGGTCGAGCAGGCGGCGGAGTTTATCGTCGTTACCGACCCGGACGGAACCATCCGCTACGTCAACCCCGCCGGTGAGCGGCTCAGTGGTTACAGCCGCGACGAACTGTGCGGCCAAAGCCCCGCCCGCTTCGTCTTCGCACCGATCGAGCCCGAGCTGCGCCAGAACTTGCGCGCCGCTTTGGCCCGCGCCGAGGTGTGGTCCGGCTGCCACGTGCAACAGCGCAAGGACGGCACGTCGTGTGAGGTCGAGCTGACGATTTCGCCGGTGCGCGACGCCTCCGGGCAGGTAATCAACTACCTCGCCATCGGACGAGATGTCACCCACGAACGGCAGCTGGAAACGCAGTTGCGCCAGGCCCAGCGGCTGGAGGCGATCGGACGCCTGGCCGGCGGTGTGGCTCATGACTTCAATAATCAGCTCACAGTGATCATCGGCTCAGCGCAATTCCTGCTCACCGGATTGGCCCCCGACGACCCCGGCCGCCAGCATGTGGAGCGCATCGCCGAGACCGCCGACCATTCCGCCCGCCTGGTCCGCCAGCTGCTCACCTTCAGCCGGCAGCAGCCGCTGGAGACTCGCCCATTACAGCTCGGCAATTTGCTCGCCGAGATGGCACCGGTCCTGCGCCTGCTCTTGAGTGAACAGATCTCTCTGCAAGTGAGTACGCTGTCCGAGCTGTGGCCGGTGCAAGCCGATCGGGTTCAGATCGAGCGCGTCATCATCAATCTGGCGGTCAATGCGCGTGACGCCTTGCGCAGCCGGGCGGAGCCGAGCGCGCATGCGGAAGCGAGTCCGGATGCAACGATTGTCATCAGCGCCACCAACGTGCAATTCGAGGCCGTACCCCCGGCGCTGAGCGAACATCTGCGCCCCGGCGCCTATGTACTGCTCGGCGTGCAGGACAACGGACCCGGCATGGAGGCGGCGGTGCGCGAGCGCATCTTCGAGCCTTTTTTCACCACCAAGGATCCAGGTCATGGCACCGGTCTCGGGCTGGCGACGGTGTTCGGGATCATCACTCAGCACGGTGGCCACATCACTTGTACCAGCGAACTGGGGCGGGGCAGCACCTTTCACATCTACCTACCTCGCGGCCAAATTGCCGACCTGCCGGCGCCGCAGCCGCATGCCGCCCAGCTGCGGCCTCGCAGCCCCCAGGAGCCGCGCACCGTGCTGATTGCCGAAGACGAAGACAGTGTCCGCGACGTCGTGCGGCTGGCGCTGGAGGAATCCGGCTACCGCGTCCTGGTTGCCCATGCCGCCGACGATGCCGTGGCGGCCGCTTCCGCCAACGGGGTTGCGGTTGACGTGCTGATCACCGACATGGTGATGCCGGGCGGCAGCGGCACCAAGCTCGCCCAGCGGTTGAGCCAGCACCACCCCGGCATGCGGGTGCTGTTCATTTCGGGCTATCACAATCGGGCCCTCGATCTCTCGGCGCTGCCGGGCGCCCGTTTTCTGCAAAAGCCGTTCGGTTTGGATCAGCTCCTGCAGGCGGTCGAAGAGCTGCTCGCCGGCTGA
- a CDS encoding hemerythrin domain-containing protein — translation MINIGDPPASDFNDPLGVLSDCHRRVEHFLQLLLTVTQQAQGGELAPDQRAALEAGLRYFAEAAPKHTSDEEDSLFPRLRACRHPEVRAALAVVESLHADHLRAEPAHQVVDELGRRWLADGRLPADSVRTLSETLRQLAATYQRHIAIEDTELFPLARRALDTAAVAELGQEMARRRGLRVGSGPR, via the coding sequence ATGATCAACATCGGCGACCCGCCGGCGAGCGATTTCAACGACCCGCTCGGTGTGCTCAGCGACTGTCACCGGCGAGTGGAGCACTTTCTGCAACTTTTGCTCACGGTGACGCAGCAGGCCCAGGGCGGCGAGCTGGCCCCCGATCAGCGCGCCGCCCTGGAAGCCGGGCTGCGCTACTTCGCCGAAGCCGCTCCCAAGCATACCAGCGACGAAGAGGACTCGCTCTTTCCGCGCTTGCGGGCCTGCCGGCACCCCGAGGTTCGCGCCGCGCTCGCCGTCGTCGAGTCCTTGCATGCCGACCACCTCCGCGCTGAACCCGCTCATCAAGTAGTCGACGAACTCGGGCGGCGCTGGCTGGCGGACGGTCGATTGCCGGCCGACTCGGTTCGAACCCTGAGCGAAACCCTGCGCCAACTCGCGGCTACCTACCAGCGCCACATCGCCATCGAAGACACTGAGCTCTTCCCGCTTGCCCGCCGCGCTCTCGACACCGCTGCGGTTGCCGAGCTGGGGCAGGAGATGGCGCGCCGTCGCGGTCTTCGCGTCGGTAGCGGGCCGCGCTGA